A DNA window from Deltaproteobacteria bacterium CG11_big_fil_rev_8_21_14_0_20_49_13 contains the following coding sequences:
- a CDS encoding metal-dependent hydrolase has protein sequence MSESLENIAHHSFTFGQKTIPFQLIFRPKRRVSITVLPNRQVRVAAPAGQDLEKVLALVRKRAGWIVKKRNYFEQFHPLPGEKRFVGGETHLYLGRQYRLRLKNSEGKSVKLIGKYFNISVESFDREKVKAALDAWYLVRAEKLFIERVEELLKGHPSLRLTPEKITIRPMAKRWGSCTKNGNIRLNLDLIKAPLHCIEYVIAHELCHLRVHDHSPAFYRLLLRLMPDWEKRKARLDAFIP, from the coding sequence ATGAGCGAATCGTTAGAAAATATCGCCCACCACTCTTTTACGTTTGGACAAAAGACCATTCCTTTTCAACTGATCTTTCGGCCCAAGCGACGCGTGTCCATCACAGTCTTACCAAATCGCCAAGTCAGGGTGGCGGCCCCTGCGGGGCAGGATCTTGAAAAGGTACTGGCGCTCGTCAGGAAACGGGCTGGTTGGATTGTCAAAAAGAGAAATTACTTTGAGCAATTTCACCCGCTCCCCGGTGAAAAACGCTTTGTCGGTGGTGAGACACACCTCTATTTAGGGCGGCAATATCGATTGAGATTGAAAAATAGTGAAGGGAAGAGTGTAAAACTCATTGGGAAATATTTTAATATCTCTGTCGAGAGTTTTGATCGAGAGAAAGTCAAGGCAGCGTTGGATGCCTGGTACTTGGTGCGAGCTGAGAAGCTGTTTATCGAGAGAGTTGAGGAGCTTCTCAAAGGCCATCCGTCTCTTCGATTAACACCAGAAAAAATAACAATCCGTCCCATGGCAAAACGTTGGGGAAGCTGCACCAAGAACGGGAATATCCGCCTAAACCTCGATCTTATAAAAGCGCCCTTGCATTGTATCGAGTATGTCATCGCCCATGAATTATGCCACCTTCGGGTTCATGACCACAGCCCTGCCTTTTACAGGCTATTATTGCGCTTGATGCCCGATTGGGAAAAACGAAAGGCGCGGCTGGATGCCTTTATTCCATGA
- a CDS encoding hydrogenase: MVFAFLSVAVLVASFLLSLIIKDESKKAYIACLGASLGSVAGLLSFNGNVVFATNMPSVTFAFGIDPLSRFFLLVILGVSLLISFYGLGYVRAQRNLIGSVPFFPLLVAAMEGVLISRDAFSFLVIWEIMSLASFFLVTAEHENKEVQNAGWIYLIATHLATAFLMAFFVIMAKASGSMLFSKFTADPSYTPFTAGLLFVFAVIGFGTKAGIFPFHVWLPRAHPAAPSYISALMSGVMIKTGIYGILRTLTFLGSPPMWWGTLLVIVGVVSAVAGILYALMQHDLKRLLAYSSVENIGIIVIGLGVGVIGAAKGNMPVAALGFGGAIFHVLNHALFKSLLFLCAGNVAHAAHYLSIDSLGGLIRKLPRTAFLFLIAALSICGLPPFNGFISEWFVYLGVFSISKGFSGYPILLAVVGIIGLAFVGGLAVACFTKVFGIVFLGEPRNDLPKDCHEAPRLLIYPMGVLALLCAVFGIFPFLVLPFVSAASMVVLPGLAATSLGEPSLTSLSWISVAFAVLILLTASLFFIRKMIFRKRSVKHAVTWDCGYAFPTPRMQYTAASFAEPVGTFFSSVLKPSASVQYLSGIFPKAENFEEYVSDRAENGFFEPLFERIGRFLLFVRRKRKNTAQSYLALIFITLMALFILEVWFGI, encoded by the coding sequence GTGGTCTTTGCATTTTTATCAGTAGCGGTTCTTGTGGCGAGCTTTCTTTTGTCTCTCATCATAAAAGATGAGTCGAAGAAGGCGTATATTGCATGTCTTGGTGCCTCGCTGGGCTCCGTGGCCGGCCTGCTCTCATTTAACGGTAACGTCGTCTTTGCGACCAACATGCCTTCGGTTACTTTTGCTTTCGGAATTGACCCGTTGAGCCGCTTCTTTCTGTTGGTCATTTTGGGTGTCTCCCTTCTCATCTCATTTTATGGCCTTGGATATGTAAGGGCGCAAAGAAATCTTATAGGTTCCGTCCCTTTCTTTCCCTTGCTGGTGGCGGCAATGGAGGGGGTTCTAATATCAAGGGATGCCTTTTCGTTCCTTGTCATCTGGGAGATAATGTCGCTTGCCTCGTTTTTTCTGGTCACGGCAGAGCACGAGAACAAGGAGGTTCAAAACGCCGGATGGATCTACCTTATCGCCACGCACCTGGCCACCGCATTTTTAATGGCGTTCTTCGTTATAATGGCCAAGGCCTCCGGGTCGATGTTGTTCAGCAAATTCACTGCTGATCCTTCATATACTCCGTTCACGGCCGGGCTTCTTTTTGTCTTTGCGGTGATAGGGTTCGGCACCAAGGCGGGAATATTTCCTTTCCACGTTTGGCTTCCTCGTGCACATCCCGCGGCGCCCAGCTATATTTCGGCTCTTATGTCGGGCGTTATGATAAAGACCGGCATCTACGGCATCTTGCGAACACTTACTTTTCTTGGGTCTCCTCCAATGTGGTGGGGGACTCTTCTTGTGATTGTCGGCGTAGTTTCCGCTGTGGCAGGTATCCTATATGCCCTCATGCAACACGATCTTAAAAGACTTCTCGCTTATTCCAGCGTTGAGAATATTGGCATCATAGTTATCGGTTTGGGTGTAGGCGTTATCGGTGCCGCTAAGGGAAACATGCCTGTTGCGGCCTTGGGATTTGGCGGAGCTATCTTTCATGTTTTAAATCATGCGTTGTTTAAAAGCCTCCTCTTCCTTTGCGCAGGTAACGTTGCCCATGCGGCGCATTATCTTTCTATAGACAGTCTTGGCGGCCTTATCAGAAAATTGCCACGCACCGCGTTTTTGTTCCTTATTGCCGCCTTATCTATTTGTGGTCTTCCTCCCTTTAACGGGTTCATAAGTGAGTGGTTTGTTTATTTGGGCGTTTTTAGTATAAGCAAAGGTTTTTCGGGTTACCCGATATTGCTTGCGGTTGTGGGTATCATCGGGCTCGCCTTTGTCGGAGGTCTTGCCGTTGCCTGTTTCACAAAGGTCTTTGGCATAGTTTTTCTGGGCGAGCCAAGGAACGACCTTCCAAAAGACTGTCACGAGGCCCCGAGGCTCCTTATCTATCCTATGGGCGTTCTTGCGCTCCTTTGTGCGGTCTTTGGCATCTTTCCGTTCTTGGTCCTGCCTTTTGTCTCTGCGGCGTCAATGGTCGTTCTCCCGGGACTTGCCGCAACAAGTTTGGGCGAACCATCGCTCACTTCTCTCTCATGGATAAGCGTTGCGTTCGCCGTTCTTATTCTATTAACGGCCTCGCTATTCTTTATTCGCAAGATGATCTTCCGAAAGAGATCGGTCAAGCACGCCGTAACATGGGATTGCGGTTATGCTTTTCCGACACCTCGAATGCAGTACACCGCGGCATCATTTGCAGAACCTGTCGGCACATTCTTCAGCTCCGTTCTTAAGCCGTCCGCGAGCGTTCAGTATCTTTCTGGGATATTTCCAAAGGCGGAAAATTTTGAAGAATATGTTTCAGACCGGGCAGAAAACGGGTTTTTTGAACCGTTGTTCGAGAGGATAGGCAGATTCCTGTTGTTCGTCAGGCGTAAAAGAAAGAACACGGCTCAAAGTTATCTTGCGCTGATATTTATCACCTTGATGGCGCTCTTTATACTGGAGGTGTGGTTTGGAATATAG
- a CDS encoding chromosome condensation protein CrcB, whose product MRQAHRQEDLMATKILWLSMAGSVGTVSRYLLGGFVHRFVDAEFPWGTLSVNAIGCFFAGFLWIFSERYLEISGELRTVIFIGFFGAFTTFSSVMLETAELLRAAEWTASVKNVLLHNVLGIGLVILGIAAAKSLKGGG is encoded by the coding sequence ATGCGCCAAGCGCATCGCCAGGAGGATTTGATGGCCACAAAAATTCTTTGGCTTTCCATGGCAGGTTCGGTGGGAACCGTGTCACGCTACCTTCTCGGGGGCTTTGTCCACCGCTTTGTCGATGCTGAGTTTCCATGGGGGACACTCTCGGTCAACGCCATTGGTTGCTTTTTTGCCGGTTTTCTCTGGATCTTCTCAGAACGCTATCTTGAAATAAGCGGCGAACTCCGTACTGTGATTTTCATCGGTTTCTTCGGAGCCTTTACAACCTTCTCCTCGGTCATGTTGGAAACGGCGGAGCTTCTCAGGGCAGCCGAGTGGACGGCATCGGTTAAAAACGTCCTGCTTCACAATGTGCTGGGGATCGGTCTCGTCATTCTTGGAATAGCCGCTGCCAAATCACTTAAAGGAGGAGGATAA
- the fba gene encoding fructose-1,6-bisphosphate aldolase, class II has protein sequence MTALYKELGFVNTREMFKKAFREQYAVPAYNFNNMEQLQAIVQACVETRSPVILQVSSGARKYANQTMLQYMGEGAVKMSREIEKTMGVSQPIPITLHLDHGDTFELCKSCIESGFSSVMIDGSHHPYDRNVELTHQVVEYAHKHDITVEGELGVLAGIEDKVVAANSTYTRPEEVIDFVKMTGVDSLAISIGTSHGAHKFKPEMCTKDANGVLVPPPLRFDILDEIEKQIPGFPIVLHGSSSVPQDAIATINKYGGAIKQAVGIPEVQLRKAAKSAVCKINIDSDGRLVMTAAIRKVFAEQPSEFDPRKYLGPARTALTEMYKEKNKNVLGSAGRY, from the coding sequence ATGACAGCCTTATACAAAGAGTTGGGTTTTGTTAACACCAGAGAGATGTTCAAAAAAGCCTTTAGGGAGCAGTATGCTGTTCCAGCCTACAACTTCAACAATATGGAGCAGTTACAGGCAATAGTTCAAGCATGCGTTGAAACAAGATCGCCGGTCATTTTGCAGGTCTCAAGTGGCGCCCGCAAGTATGCAAACCAGACGATGCTTCAATATATGGGCGAAGGGGCTGTCAAAATGTCCCGCGAGATAGAAAAGACCATGGGAGTCAGCCAGCCCATTCCCATCACGCTTCATCTGGATCATGGCGATACGTTCGAGCTATGCAAGTCTTGCATCGAAAGCGGTTTTTCCTCCGTTATGATAGACGGAAGCCACCATCCATACGACAGGAACGTTGAGCTGACACACCAGGTGGTTGAATATGCGCATAAGCACGACATCACCGTAGAGGGAGAGCTTGGAGTATTGGCAGGGATAGAAGACAAGGTCGTGGCCGCGAATTCGACCTACACGAGGCCTGAGGAGGTTATCGACTTCGTAAAAATGACCGGTGTCGACTCGCTTGCCATTTCCATAGGAACCTCTCACGGTGCCCACAAGTTCAAGCCTGAAATGTGCACGAAGGACGCCAACGGCGTGCTTGTTCCGCCTCCGCTTCGTTTCGACATATTGGATGAGATAGAGAAGCAGATCCCGGGTTTCCCGATAGTTCTTCACGGTTCCTCAAGCGTGCCACAAGACGCCATTGCCACCATCAATAAATATGGCGGCGCTATCAAACAGGCGGTAGGTATCCCGGAAGTCCAGCTTCGCAAGGCGGCAAAGTCGGCCGTCTGTAAGATAAACATAGATTCGGACGGCAGGCTTGTCATGACGGCGGCCATTAGAAAGGTCTTTGCCGAACAGCCCTCAGAATTCGATCCCAGAAAATATCTAGGCCCGGCAAGGACGGCTTTAACAGAGATGTACAAGGAAAAGAACAAGAACGTGCTCGGCTCGGCGGGGAGATATTGA
- a CDS encoding hydrogenase: MEYRPLSVIFHLFVLLIVPPFFAGVINRVKSIFAGRKGPPLFQLYFDIFKLLKKDAVYSRSTSYIFQFAPLVVLVSAVCAGAIIPLTGNAPIHFYGDIILFAYFFALSRFFMVIAALDTASSFGGMGASREAAFGAFSELTTFIVIIALAIITRSLSLDKIFTGGGPYLIAKPSIILLFITFFFILLTENSRMPVDDPNTHLELTMIHEVIMLDYSGPDLGLMLYAASMKLFIFMAFAAMLISSDASHGMFVGTALLLLKITVLAVIIGVVESVTARVRLIRIPQLLIVSFVLSVFALLVALFMKGVL; the protein is encoded by the coding sequence TTGGAATATAGGCCGCTCTCCGTTATCTTTCATTTGTTCGTTCTTTTAATTGTGCCGCCATTTTTTGCCGGTGTCATTAACAGGGTAAAATCCATCTTTGCCGGAAGGAAGGGGCCCCCGTTATTTCAGCTCTATTTCGATATTTTCAAGCTCCTTAAGAAGGACGCCGTTTACAGCAGAAGCACATCATACATCTTTCAGTTCGCTCCTCTTGTAGTTCTGGTTTCCGCTGTCTGCGCCGGCGCCATAATTCCTTTAACAGGGAACGCTCCGATACACTTTTACGGAGATATAATCCTTTTTGCGTATTTTTTTGCCCTATCCCGGTTCTTTATGGTCATTGCGGCGCTGGATACCGCTTCGAGCTTTGGGGGGATGGGCGCAAGCAGAGAGGCGGCGTTCGGAGCTTTTTCGGAGCTGACCACGTTCATCGTGATAATAGCGCTGGCGATAATTACCAGGTCCCTGTCGCTCGACAAGATATTCACCGGAGGCGGCCCGTATCTGATAGCCAAACCTTCCATAATACTTCTTTTTATCACGTTCTTTTTTATCCTTCTCACCGAGAATTCAAGGATGCCGGTGGACGACCCCAATACGCATCTTGAACTGACCATGATACACGAGGTGATCATGCTTGATTACAGCGGCCCGGACCTTGGCCTCATGCTCTACGCTGCCTCGATGAAGCTTTTTATTTTCATGGCATTTGCCGCGATGCTGATATCGTCAGACGCTTCTCACGGAATGTTTGTTGGCACTGCGTTGCTTCTTTTAAAGATCACCGTTTTGGCGGTAATTATAGGGGTCGTTGAATCAGTGACGGCAAGGGTAAGGCTGATCAGGATACCGCAACTTCTGATAGTATCGTTCGTGCTGTCGGTATTCGCCCTTTTGGTGGCGCTTTTCATGAAGGGGGTGCTGTGA
- a CDS encoding hydrogenase — MINILRTRIKQGHQALPFPPVKKMPERFRGLPVIHPEKCKDNCEACKNACPNGAISADPLTLDLGKCLFCEECVASCPNRAIEYSGDLRMSVRGRSDLLLRGDELKLAKALHERTRKLFGRSLKLRVVTAGSCAGCEMELNASSNIQFDIGRFGVQIVASPRHADGLIVTGPVTENMKLALEKTYEAVATPKIVIAVGACAINGGPFEGGSCVHDGASSTVPVDLFIPGCPPHPMTIIDGIVRLLGRI, encoded by the coding sequence ATGATAAATATATTAAGAACAAGGATAAAACAGGGTCATCAGGCGTTACCGTTCCCTCCTGTCAAAAAGATGCCGGAACGTTTTCGGGGGCTTCCCGTTATCCATCCTGAAAAGTGTAAAGATAACTGCGAGGCTTGCAAGAACGCGTGTCCGAATGGTGCGATCTCAGCCGATCCTTTAACGTTGGACCTTGGAAAATGCCTGTTCTGTGAGGAGTGTGTTGCCTCCTGCCCGAACAGGGCCATAGAATATAGCGGAGATCTAAGGATGTCTGTCAGGGGGAGGAGCGACCTTCTTTTGAGGGGCGATGAGTTGAAGCTGGCAAAGGCGCTGCACGAAAGAACGCGCAAGCTCTTTGGGCGATCTTTGAAATTGCGTGTTGTGACCGCAGGCAGTTGTGCCGGCTGTGAAATGGAGCTTAACGCCTCTAGCAATATACAGTTCGATATAGGAAGGTTTGGGGTGCAGATAGTTGCCTCTCCAAGGCATGCCGATGGATTGATAGTTACCGGGCCCGTTACCGAGAACATGAAGCTTGCACTTGAAAAGACCTATGAAGCTGTCGCAACTCCAAAAATAGTCATCGCGGTCGGCGCATGTGCAATAAACGGCGGTCCGTTCGAGGGAGGTTCGTGCGTTCATGACGGCGCCTCATCTACCGTGCCTGTAGACCTTTTCATTCCCGGATGCCCGCCACACCCCATGACGATAATAGATGGGATAGTTCGCTTGCTGGGGCGTATTTAG
- a CDS encoding hydrogenase, translating into MNWILIGIVLTTFIVLGSSRVDTRIKALAFQGALLSMLQFVVRGLAFDIHSVLLLTITLAVKTVGIPLLIFRAIKGISKHADKEPAIGNHLLLLTACVITIFSFMNIKMFPLTAGPGISPLLIPAALTTVLTGFLILVTKTKAVNQIIGFIILENGIFTFGMTIVTEFPAMVEIGVLLDLLVGVFIMGIMLYHINRTFDNIDTRALSTLGDS; encoded by the coding sequence GTGAACTGGATATTAATAGGCATAGTCCTTACTACGTTCATTGTTCTTGGCTCTTCGAGAGTGGATACTCGTATAAAGGCTCTGGCTTTTCAGGGCGCGCTTCTTTCGATGCTGCAGTTCGTTGTGCGGGGATTGGCCTTCGATATTCACAGCGTGCTTCTTCTTACGATCACCCTGGCGGTAAAGACCGTCGGCATACCTCTTCTTATCTTTCGCGCCATTAAGGGCATATCGAAGCATGCCGACAAAGAGCCCGCCATAGGTAACCACCTGCTTCTTTTAACGGCGTGTGTCATTACTATTTTTAGCTTTATGAACATTAAGATGTTCCCGTTGACCGCAGGTCCCGGCATTTCTCCCTTGCTGATACCGGCCGCTCTCACAACGGTCCTTACGGGTTTTCTCATCCTTGTCACAAAGACCAAGGCGGTGAACCAGATCATAGGTTTTATCATACTGGAGAACGGGATATTCACGTTCGGCATGACCATCGTCACTGAATTTCCTGCTATGGTCGAGATAGGGGTCCTTTTGGACCTTCTTGTCGGCGTGTTCATTATGGGGATCATGCTTTATCATATCAACAGGACATTTGACAATATAGATACAAGGGCGCTTTCGACGCTGGGAGACAGTTAA
- a CDS encoding hydrogenase, whose protein sequence is MTRNFTTLRNATSCKEEGIPLLSIGDLRIWIIDTCKTHEGRVVSLFGNRTADGNVRLYGILGIDGKGEIRIASADVNGISYESLTPALPEAHLFERELHENLGIIPKGHPWLKPVRKQAGYNYYSVSGDSIHEVAVGPVHAGVIEPGHFRFQCHGEKVFNLEIHLGYQHRGVEEMIKNAGPSKRMILAESIAGDSVISHGLAYCHAVEGLAMREVTQRARIIRAMALEIERMANHVGDLGAIANDVGFLPAASYFGRIRAEFLNMLLTINGNRFGRSLLKPGGVRFDIPQEMAEGLKKKLKQGMKDVNDTVELMFGTASVIERLEGTGTVSHETAKELGLVGVAARACNLQRDVRRDYPFGHYRFGKFIIAKAASGDVFARSRVRYLEIKRSAELVAELLERMPNEKVDIQCEGLNASSLAVSMIEGWRGEVVHIARTNGKGEVIQYKIVDPSFHNWTGLEMALRSGQISDFPLCNKSFNLSYAGYDL, encoded by the coding sequence ATGACGAGGAACTTTACCACTTTAAGAAATGCGACTTCCTGCAAAGAGGAGGGGATACCTCTTCTTTCAATAGGTGACCTTAGGATCTGGATAATAGATACCTGCAAAACGCATGAAGGCAGGGTGGTGTCGCTGTTTGGGAACAGAACGGCGGATGGTAATGTCAGGCTCTACGGCATCCTTGGAATAGATGGCAAGGGCGAGATACGAATAGCATCGGCGGACGTTAACGGCATCTCTTATGAGTCGCTGACGCCTGCGTTGCCGGAAGCACACCTGTTCGAACGCGAGTTGCACGAGAACTTAGGGATAATCCCGAAAGGGCATCCGTGGCTGAAGCCGGTCCGCAAACAGGCCGGTTACAATTATTATTCTGTCTCGGGCGATTCTATTCACGAGGTGGCGGTTGGACCCGTTCACGCCGGGGTGATAGAGCCGGGGCATTTCCGTTTTCAGTGCCACGGTGAGAAGGTATTTAACCTTGAGATCCATCTTGGCTATCAGCATCGCGGTGTGGAGGAGATGATCAAAAACGCCGGACCTTCTAAGAGAATGATACTTGCCGAATCGATAGCGGGCGACAGCGTTATTTCTCACGGGCTTGCATATTGTCACGCAGTAGAAGGGCTTGCGATGAGGGAAGTGACCCAGCGGGCCAGGATAATAAGGGCGATGGCTCTGGAGATAGAACGCATGGCGAACCACGTGGGAGACCTTGGCGCCATTGCAAATGACGTGGGCTTTTTACCGGCCGCTTCATATTTTGGAAGGATAAGGGCGGAATTTCTTAACATGCTCCTTACCATCAACGGGAACCGTTTCGGGAGAAGCCTTTTGAAACCCGGCGGGGTCAGGTTCGACATCCCTCAAGAGATGGCAGAAGGTCTTAAGAAGAAACTCAAGCAGGGCATGAAAGACGTTAACGATACCGTGGAGCTGATGTTTGGGACCGCTTCTGTTATTGAAAGGCTTGAGGGAACGGGAACCGTGAGCCATGAAACTGCCAAAGAGCTAGGGTTGGTAGGCGTTGCGGCTAGGGCCTGCAATCTTCAAAGAGATGTCAGGCGTGATTACCCTTTCGGGCATTACAGGTTCGGCAAGTTCATTATTGCAAAGGCCGCATCGGGAGACGTGTTTGCGAGATCACGTGTAAGGTATCTTGAGATAAAGAGGTCGGCGGAGCTCGTTGCCGAGCTTCTTGAAAGAATGCCGAATGAAAAGGTGGATATTCAATGCGAAGGGCTTAACGCCTCTTCACTTGCTGTAAGTATGATCGAAGGCTGGCGTGGCGAGGTGGTCCATATTGCCAGGACGAACGGGAAAGGGGAGGTCATCCAGTACAAGATCGTCGATCCATCGTTTCATAACTGGACAGGGCTTGAAATGGCTCTCCGGAGCGGGCAGATATCCGACTTTCCTTTATGCAATAAGAGCTTTAACCTCTCTTATGCAGGGTACGATCTTTGA